In Archocentrus centrarchus isolate MPI-CPG fArcCen1 unplaced genomic scaffold, fArcCen1 scaffold_105_ctg1, whole genome shotgun sequence, a genomic segment contains:
- the LOC115775323 gene encoding uncharacterized protein LOC115775323 isoform X2, whose amino-acid sequence MTSQGGVVDPPWRSSRSAIITQHAPNSKMAEDSGPLGATSSGDMSQGPVATQLLERLKSRITDVLSQPHLNLDYFQYVVNQEAFILTAASNTLNIPTEIVECLLSLQSKIDAAVSQESLCAFVRVGGQGRPKVLFSEELLSQLINVPLPVSCIANLLGVSQSTIFRRMRELVLSTRFTYSNLSDSELDDAVRSIKSRIPNAGYRMVKGCLQADGHRVQWDRIKESMHRVDAPGVLERMTHLGCIVRRTYFVQGPLSLVHVDTNHKLIRYNIIIFGGIDGYSRKIFFLQPATNNRSSTAHSLFLKAVENYGWPSRVRGDEGVENVLIAETMFTVKGTGRGSFIAGRSVHNQRIERLWRDVWTCVTHLFYEVLHSLEEDGLLDLADSVHLFCAHYVFLPRLAAALHSFTEGWDNHPLRTEEHGAIWNRLGNV is encoded by the exons atgacGTCACAGGGCGGAGTAGTCGATCCGCCATGGCGGAGTAGTCGATCCGCCATTATAACACAGCATGCGccaaattcaaagatggctgaggACAGTGGACCGCTTGGAGCTACCAGCTCAGGTGACATGTCACAG GGACCAGTGGCTACTCAATTATTGGAACGTTTGAAATCAAGGATTACAGATGTGTTAAGCCAACCACACTTGAATTTGGACTACTTCCAGTATGTGGTAAATCAAGAAGCATTTATTCTGACAGCTGCCTCTAATACTTTAAACATTCCAACTGAAATTGTAGAGTGTCTTTTATCCCTGCAAAGTAAGATCGATGCAGCTGTTTCCCAAGAGAGCCTGTGTGCTTTTGTTAGAGTTGGAGGACAAGGCAGACCAAAGGTCCTTTTTTCTGAGGAACTTCTGTCCCAGCTCATCAACGTCCCCTTACCGGTGTCTTGCATAGCAAATCTGTTGGGTGTCAGCCAAAGCACAATCTTCCGGCGTATGCGTGAACTTGTATTGTCCACAAGATTTACATACAGCAACTTATCTGATAGTGAACTGGATGACGCTGTACGGTCAATAAAAAGCAGGATCCCAAATGCAGGATACAGAATGGTGAAAGGTTGTCTGCAAGCTGATGGGCATAGAGTTCAGTGGGATCGTATCAAGGAGTCCATGCACAGAGTTGATGCTCCAGGAGTTTTGGAAAGGATGACACACCTGGGGTGCATAGTGAGGAGGACCTACTTTGTGCAGGGGCCTTTGTCATTAGTACACGTAGACACAAACCACAAGCTGATACG GTACAACATCATCATATTTGGTGGAATAGATGGCTACTCGAGAAAG attttttttctgcaaccaGCAACAAATAACCGCTCAAGCACTGctcattcattatttttgaaGGCAGTAGAAAACTATGGCTGGCCTTCCAG GGTCAGAGGCGATGAAGGCGTTGAGAATGTCTTAATTGCTGAAACC ATGTTCACTGTTAAAGGCACTGGAAGAGGGAGCTTCATAGCTGGGAGGAGTGTACATAATCAAAG AATTGAACGGCTGTGGCGAGATGTCTGGACCTGTGTGACACACCTTTTCTATGAAGTTCTTCACAGTCTTGAGGAAGATGGCCTGTTGGACTTGgcagattctgttcatctgttttgtgCCCACTATGTTTTCCTTCCACGTCTGGCAGCGGCCCTGCATAGCTTCACAGAAGGCTGGGACAACCATCCCCTAAGGACAGAAG aacaCGGAGCTATTTGGAACAGACTGGGAAATGTTTGA
- the LOC115775324 gene encoding uncharacterized protein LOC115775324: MAEDSGPLGATSSGDMSQVQLREIINTAQNLVLMLSNSVPLNVRPVRQGNTGEAAVGQAVQSVTTVRPQQALQQRAQLSGPGLSVKQEMARSFPGFFKKEARGKRRFAPYRTNEFGKSFLVNFFLLEKQYEKTPKGEEELPLMLAGLGKRSLTISENMTHSEISDLLVNVYPRLANICGGWMLHKSTGGSGWRNLVVIPPDLHGYTGQQLKVVTSSGKYTLYICPLQEELDTIPLPPEAKEFEKMPKAQCTTCKKMVPLQILPVHIKECKTELVDLSCSAEEESCKEHDEFRDSTCNQSDQTSECPVCNNAFHVDIIEVHAATCGLRPSDNDCHESSGSGAVGQIKSHQYGTSYGNCCAMPHTYKDPE; this comes from the exons atggctgaggACAGTGGACCGCTTGGAGCTACCAGCTCAGGTGACATGTCACAG GTCCAATTAAGAGAGATCATAAACACAGCACAAAACCTTGTTTTGATGTTAAGTAACAGCGTACCACTGAATGTAAGGCCAGTCAGACAGGGCAACACAGGAGAAGCTGCTGTTGGTCAGGCAGTGCAGTCAGTGACCACAGTGAGGCCTCAGCAGGCACTGCAACAAAGAGCTCAACTCAGTGGCCCTGGACTCTCAGTGAAACAAGAAATGGCTCG GTCTTTtccaggattttttaaaaaagaggcaAGAGGAAAAAGGCGCTTTGCACCATATAGGACAAACGAATTTGGGAAGAGTTTCTTGGtgaatttctttcttcttgaaaaacaatatgaaaaaacaccAAAAGGAGAGGAGGAACTGCCACTCATGCTTGCTGGCCTTGGAAAACGTTCTCTAACCATATCTGAAAACATGACACATTCAGAG ATTTCAGATTTGCTTGTGAATGTATATCCAAGACTGGCAAACATCTGTGGTGGCTGGATGCTGCACAAATCCACAG GTGGAAGTGGGTGGCGGAACTTGGTTGTTATCCCTCCAGATCTACATGGATACACTGGCCAGCAGTTAAAAGTGGTGACTAGCAGTGGAAAATACACATTGTACATTTGTCCTTTACAAGAAGAACTTGATACAATTCCACTACCACCCGAAGCAAAGGAGTTTGAGAAAATGCCCAAAGCCCAGTGTACAACTTGCAAGAAAATGGTGCCACTTCAGATTCTTCCAGTGCACATCAAGGAATGCAAGACAGAACTTGTAGATTTGAGTTGTTCTGCTGAAGAG GAAAGTTGCAAAGAACATGATGAATTTAGAGATTCCACTTGCAACCAGTCAGACCAG ACATCAGAGTGTCCTGTGTGCAACAATGCATTTCACGTTGACATAATTGAAGTCCATGCAGCCACATGTGGATTAAG ACCTTCAGATAATGACTGTCACGAGTCAAGTGGATCAGGAGCAGTCGGTCAAATTA AATCTCACCAGTATGGCACCAGTTATGGCAATTGCTGTGCCATGCCACACACTTACAAAGACCCAGAATAA
- the LOC115775323 gene encoding uncharacterized protein LOC115775323 isoform X1, which yields MTSQGGVVDPPWRSSRSAIITQHAPNSKMAEDSGPLGATSSGDMSQGPVATQLLERLKSRITDVLSQPHLNLDYFQYVVNQEAFILTAASNTLNIPTEIVECLLSLQSKIDAAVSQESLCAFVRVGGQGRPKVLFSEELLSQLINVPLPVSCIANLLGVSQSTIFRRMRELVLSTRFTYSNLSDSELDDAVRSIKSRIPNAGYRMVKGCLQADGHRVQWDRIKESMHRVDAPGVLERMTHLGCIVRRTYFVQGPLSLVHVDTNHKLIRYNIIIFGGIDGYSRKIFFLQPATNNRSSTAHSLFLKAVENYGWPSRVRGDEGVENVLIAETMFTVKGTGRGSFIAGRSVHNQRIERLWRDVWTCVTHLFYEVLHSLEEDGLLDLADSVHLFCAHYVFLPRLAAALHSFTEGWDNHPLRTEGGLSPNQLWVLGHMKNPCDPNEDLQNTELFGTDWEMFDAVQEEPYGVQVQEIDCPLDPYIMETVQAMINPLASSESFGRDIYITMIQCIEKLTVTQEMTEM from the exons atgacGTCACAGGGCGGAGTAGTCGATCCGCCATGGCGGAGTAGTCGATCCGCCATTATAACACAGCATGCGccaaattcaaagatggctgaggACAGTGGACCGCTTGGAGCTACCAGCTCAGGTGACATGTCACAG GGACCAGTGGCTACTCAATTATTGGAACGTTTGAAATCAAGGATTACAGATGTGTTAAGCCAACCACACTTGAATTTGGACTACTTCCAGTATGTGGTAAATCAAGAAGCATTTATTCTGACAGCTGCCTCTAATACTTTAAACATTCCAACTGAAATTGTAGAGTGTCTTTTATCCCTGCAAAGTAAGATCGATGCAGCTGTTTCCCAAGAGAGCCTGTGTGCTTTTGTTAGAGTTGGAGGACAAGGCAGACCAAAGGTCCTTTTTTCTGAGGAACTTCTGTCCCAGCTCATCAACGTCCCCTTACCGGTGTCTTGCATAGCAAATCTGTTGGGTGTCAGCCAAAGCACAATCTTCCGGCGTATGCGTGAACTTGTATTGTCCACAAGATTTACATACAGCAACTTATCTGATAGTGAACTGGATGACGCTGTACGGTCAATAAAAAGCAGGATCCCAAATGCAGGATACAGAATGGTGAAAGGTTGTCTGCAAGCTGATGGGCATAGAGTTCAGTGGGATCGTATCAAGGAGTCCATGCACAGAGTTGATGCTCCAGGAGTTTTGGAAAGGATGACACACCTGGGGTGCATAGTGAGGAGGACCTACTTTGTGCAGGGGCCTTTGTCATTAGTACACGTAGACACAAACCACAAGCTGATACG GTACAACATCATCATATTTGGTGGAATAGATGGCTACTCGAGAAAG attttttttctgcaaccaGCAACAAATAACCGCTCAAGCACTGctcattcattatttttgaaGGCAGTAGAAAACTATGGCTGGCCTTCCAG GGTCAGAGGCGATGAAGGCGTTGAGAATGTCTTAATTGCTGAAACC ATGTTCACTGTTAAAGGCACTGGAAGAGGGAGCTTCATAGCTGGGAGGAGTGTACATAATCAAAG AATTGAACGGCTGTGGCGAGATGTCTGGACCTGTGTGACACACCTTTTCTATGAAGTTCTTCACAGTCTTGAGGAAGATGGCCTGTTGGACTTGgcagattctgttcatctgttttgtgCCCACTATGTTTTCCTTCCACGTCTGGCAGCGGCCCTGCATAGCTTCACAGAAGGCTGGGACAACCATCCCCTAAGGACAGAAGGTGGACTCTCCCCAAACCAGCTCTGGGTTTTGGGTCACATGAAGAACCCTTGTGACCCAAATGAAGATTTGCAG aacaCGGAGCTATTTGGAACAGACTGGGAAATGTTTGATGCTGTGCAAGAGGAACCATATGGCGTTCAAGTCCAGGAAATTGACTGTCCTCTGGATCCATATATTATGGAAACTGTACAGGCCATGATAAATCCGTTGGCATCATCAGAATCATTTGGCCGAGACATTTACATAACAATGATTCAGTGTATTGAAAAGCTAACGGTAACACAAGAAATGACTGAGATGTAA
- the LOC115775323 gene encoding uncharacterized protein LOC115775323 isoform X3, with product MRELVLSTRFTYSNLSDSELDDAVRSIKSRIPNAGYRMVKGCLQADGHRVQWDRIKESMHRVDAPGVLERMTHLGCIVRRTYFVQGPLSLVHVDTNHKLIRYNIIIFGGIDGYSRKIFFLQPATNNRSSTAHSLFLKAVENYGWPSRVRGDEGVENVLIAETMFTVKGTGRGSFIAGRSVHNQRIERLWRDVWTCVTHLFYEVLHSLEEDGLLDLADSVHLFCAHYVFLPRLAAALHSFTEGWDNHPLRTEGGLSPNQLWVLGHMKNPCDPNEDLQNTELFGTDWEMFDAVQEEPYGVQVQEIDCPLDPYIMETVQAMINPLASSESFGRDIYITMIQCIEKLTVTQEMTEM from the exons ATGCGTGAACTTGTATTGTCCACAAGATTTACATACAGCAACTTATCTGATAGTGAACTGGATGACGCTGTACGGTCAATAAAAAGCAGGATCCCAAATGCAGGATACAGAATGGTGAAAGGTTGTCTGCAAGCTGATGGGCATAGAGTTCAGTGGGATCGTATCAAGGAGTCCATGCACAGAGTTGATGCTCCAGGAGTTTTGGAAAGGATGACACACCTGGGGTGCATAGTGAGGAGGACCTACTTTGTGCAGGGGCCTTTGTCATTAGTACACGTAGACACAAACCACAAGCTGATACG GTACAACATCATCATATTTGGTGGAATAGATGGCTACTCGAGAAAG attttttttctgcaaccaGCAACAAATAACCGCTCAAGCACTGctcattcattatttttgaaGGCAGTAGAAAACTATGGCTGGCCTTCCAG GGTCAGAGGCGATGAAGGCGTTGAGAATGTCTTAATTGCTGAAACC ATGTTCACTGTTAAAGGCACTGGAAGAGGGAGCTTCATAGCTGGGAGGAGTGTACATAATCAAAG AATTGAACGGCTGTGGCGAGATGTCTGGACCTGTGTGACACACCTTTTCTATGAAGTTCTTCACAGTCTTGAGGAAGATGGCCTGTTGGACTTGgcagattctgttcatctgttttgtgCCCACTATGTTTTCCTTCCACGTCTGGCAGCGGCCCTGCATAGCTTCACAGAAGGCTGGGACAACCATCCCCTAAGGACAGAAGGTGGACTCTCCCCAAACCAGCTCTGGGTTTTGGGTCACATGAAGAACCCTTGTGACCCAAATGAAGATTTGCAG aacaCGGAGCTATTTGGAACAGACTGGGAAATGTTTGATGCTGTGCAAGAGGAACCATATGGCGTTCAAGTCCAGGAAATTGACTGTCCTCTGGATCCATATATTATGGAAACTGTACAGGCCATGATAAATCCGTTGGCATCATCAGAATCATTTGGCCGAGACATTTACATAACAATGATTCAGTGTATTGAAAAGCTAACGGTAACACAAGAAATGACTGAGATGTAA